CGACGGACCGCCGACGCCTGCACCGTCATCACGCTGACGCTGTGACCGATCACGTCGTGCAGCTCACGTGCGATCCGGTTGCGCTCCTCCGCGACCGCGCGCGAGGCGCGTTGCTCGCGGGCCAGCCGGCGCTGCTCGGCCACCTGGCGAGTCGCCCTGACCAGGGCTCCCACCAGCCAGGCGATCACGTAGGGGAACAGCCACACCACCGCGAGCCACCTCTTGTCCAACGTGGCGTTCATCGGGTCCAGCGCCGCCCACCCGCCCCAGAGCACTCCCACCAGGACCAGGCCCCACCAGGAACGGCGCAGCTCGATGCGGGACGCCACGGTGTAGGCGGCGATCACCCCCGGCAGCATCACCCCCTGCCCTTCGGGCGAGCCGACGACGGCGAACTCCACGACGCTCACGGCGACGATGGTCGCCAGGCAGGCGAGCGGGCGGACGCGTCGGACGACGAGGAGCAGGCCGGTCACGACGTAGAGCGCCGCCTCGGCCCAGTGCGGGCCCTGCCGGTGCGTGGCCCCCACGCCCCAGGAGGACTCGAGCACCCCGAGGCCGGCGACGGCGGTCGCCACCGTGCCGTCGAGGAGCCAGCTGCGGCGCTTCATGCCTCCGACAGTAGGCGCGTCACCGCCCAGCGACGTCCTCCTTGCGGAGGATCCACGACTCCTGCTGCCGGCGGAGGACAAGTTCGTCGGCCGGCACGACGTGCCGGGCGGCACGTCACGCCTAGCGTCGGGACCGGCCTCCAGGGCGGGGGCCGCACGACCCCCGGGAGGACACCATGCACCCCACCAAGAGCGCGGGCCTGGCCCTGAT
This genomic window from Nocardioides marmoribigeumensis contains:
- a CDS encoding sensor histidine kinase; amino-acid sequence: MKRRSWLLDGTVATAVAGLGVLESSWGVGATHRQGPHWAEAALYVVTGLLLVVRRVRPLACLATIVAVSVVEFAVVGSPEGQGVMLPGVIAAYTVASRIELRRSWWGLVLVGVLWGGWAALDPMNATLDKRWLAVVWLFPYVIAWLVGALVRATRQVAEQRRLAREQRASRAVAEERNRIARELHDVIGHSVSVMTVQASAVRRRLTPEQDVERQALETVEAVGREALTEMRRMVGVLRQGEEPDREPPPGLDQLDRLVGKFRVAGLPVRLDVTGTARPLAPGLDLTAYRLIQEGLTNTLRHAARPTTVEVAISYGDTSIELAVRDDGAIPGTGAEAGSGLLGMRERVSVYGGRLTVGPGASGGFLLEATIPLDRATAPPDVAAEQP